A part of Methanoculleus thermophilus genomic DNA contains:
- a CDS encoding Cache 3/Cache 2 fusion domain-containing protein — MLGVVAYTSSSGVINDQIETLLETQVHDARGWTNDVYKLTRNKVNSDLNVLRENFYARGTPEVINGKLALVNENGDTYIINDNFEIVDQVQSLVGGAATVFQVYGDHAVRISTNVIGTDGSRAVGTELTQNVYDVVVKQGETYYGSRDLFGKRYVTAYEPIKDSSGKIVGVLFVGTEEEETLDVIKASLKDTVIGNNGYMFVIDSTGQVLVHPSLEGENWSSEEFVQEMFQNKVGNIRHEIDGVDMIDAYTYYEPLDWYIGLC; from the coding sequence ATGCTTGGCGTGGTAGCGTATACCAGCTCGAGCGGTGTGATTAATGATCAGATCGAGACGCTGCTTGAGACGCAGGTGCATGATGCACGAGGATGGACCAACGACGTCTACAAACTCACACGCAATAAAGTAAACAGCGACCTCAACGTTCTCCGGGAGAACTTCTACGCCCGCGGCACCCCCGAAGTGATCAACGGAAAACTGGCACTGGTAAACGAGAACGGCGACACCTACATCATCAATGACAATTTCGAGATCGTCGATCAGGTCCAGTCCCTGGTCGGTGGAGCGGCGACGGTCTTTCAAGTATACGGCGACCATGCTGTCCGGATATCCACGAACGTCATCGGAACGGACGGTAGTCGCGCTGTCGGGACCGAGTTGACCCAGAACGTCTATGATGTGGTCGTGAAACAGGGAGAGACATATTACGGGAGCAGGGACCTCTTTGGCAAGCGCTACGTCACCGCGTACGAGCCGATAAAAGATAGCAGCGGCAAAATCGTCGGGGTCCTCTTCGTCGGGACGGAGGAAGAGGAGACGCTCGATGTCATCAAAGCGAGCCTCAAGGATACGGTCATCGGCAACAACGGCTATATGTTCGTCATCGACAGCACCGGGCAGGTTCTCGTTCACCCCTCCCTCGAAGGCGAGAACTGGTCCAGCGAAGAGTTCGTGCAGGAGATGTTCCAGAATAAGGTCGGGAACATCCGCCACGAGATCGACGGCGTCGATATGATAGACGCCTACACCTACTACGAGCCGCTCGACTGG
- a CDS encoding DUF4097 family beta strand repeat-containing protein, protein MQKPACAILTMLMLIASAALSGCTGIPDLEATEEFNRTVTVEPGSEVVVINRNGGVTVDVREGETVTVSAVKRSAYGQTELDKVQIVVTEGDPLRIETVHTAQDPQVNVDCTIHLPPATVLLRAESSNGPIDLAGARVNGTELLTSNGPIRVDGAPGGDITADSSNGPIEVRGADGYVTARTSNGHITVEESAGVMELRTSNGPITASIPAVRGDVKITTSNGAITLRLAETLDARLIATTSGGRIAASNLPLQLEESSGTRIVGTLGDGGPTITVTTSNGGINLEGL, encoded by the coding sequence ATGCAGAAACCCGCATGTGCAATCCTGACGATGCTGATGCTCATCGCTTCCGCCGCCCTTTCCGGGTGCACCGGGATACCGGATCTTGAGGCGACGGAGGAGTTCAACCGGACGGTCACGGTGGAGCCCGGAAGCGAGGTCGTCGTGATCAACCGCAATGGAGGCGTGACCGTGGACGTTCGGGAGGGGGAGACCGTCACCGTCAGTGCGGTCAAACGGTCCGCCTACGGCCAGACGGAGCTTGACAAAGTCCAGATTGTGGTGACAGAGGGCGATCCCCTCCGGATCGAGACGGTGCACACCGCACAAGACCCGCAGGTGAACGTGGACTGCACGATCCATCTGCCGCCGGCGACCGTCCTTCTGCGGGCCGAGAGTTCGAACGGCCCGATCGATCTTGCCGGGGCAAGGGTGAACGGAACGGAGCTTTTGACCTCAAACGGCCCCATACGGGTCGACGGCGCTCCCGGAGGCGATATTACAGCAGACTCCTCAAACGGGCCGATCGAGGTTCGGGGAGCCGATGGCTACGTCACCGCAAGGACCAGCAATGGCCATATCACGGTGGAGGAGTCCGCTGGGGTCATGGAACTCCGGACATCCAACGGCCCGATCACCGCAAGCATCCCGGCCGTCCGGGGTGATGTAAAGATAACCACCAGCAACGGCGCGATTACGCTTCGGCTCGCGGAGACCCTGGACGCCCGCCTGATTGCCACCACCTCAGGCGGCAGGATCGCGGCAAGCAACCTCCCGCTCCAGCTCGAGGAGTCGTCGGGGACCCGGATCGTGGGCACCCTCGGCGATGGGGGACCAACGATCACCGTCACCACATCGAACGGGGGCATCAACCTGGAAGGGCTCTGA
- a CDS encoding chemotaxis protein CheW — MNRSHLLFFTVAGRTCALPLAAVRQVVGMAALSPESRDGGDGTVNLHGETIPVYPVRDLLGLPGRPPLPTDVLIITHARPDCMALRVDGVQGVREGSLPADDGTTSHPGVHLAGDGTIIIHDPGALCAAEERERFSIPPAGEETAPGIERRGAMEDKEDHAAVTSDILTFRLAGREYAIETRYIREVFIIREITPVPGVPDFIAGICAVRGEIISVVDLARILSIPKQGLTDLNRVIVLSDGKMTFGILADYITDIGTISRDDIAPAEPGMTPIGEQYLLGVAEGSLILLDAAAILADPRMLVHQTRQ; from the coding sequence ATGAACCGCTCACACCTCCTCTTCTTCACCGTTGCAGGGAGGACCTGTGCACTCCCTCTCGCCGCCGTCCGGCAGGTCGTCGGCATGGCAGCGCTCTCGCCGGAGAGCAGGGATGGAGGAGACGGTACCGTGAACCTGCACGGGGAGACCATCCCGGTCTATCCAGTCCGGGATCTCCTCGGGCTCCCGGGTCGTCCGCCACTCCCGACGGACGTCCTCATCATTACTCATGCCAGGCCGGACTGCATGGCCCTCCGGGTGGATGGGGTGCAGGGAGTGCGGGAGGGGAGCCTCCCCGCCGACGACGGCACGACCTCCCACCCGGGTGTGCACCTGGCCGGTGACGGGACGATTATCATCCATGATCCCGGTGCACTCTGTGCTGCAGAAGAGCGCGAGCGGTTCTCCATACCTCCAGCCGGAGAGGAGACCGCCCCGGGGATAGAGCGCAGAGGTGCAATGGAGGATAAGGAGGACCATGCGGCCGTAACCTCGGACATCCTCACCTTCCGGCTCGCCGGCCGCGAGTACGCCATCGAGACGCGATACATCCGGGAAGTCTTCATCATCCGTGAGATCACGCCGGTGCCCGGGGTGCCCGATTTCATCGCCGGGATCTGTGCCGTAAGAGGAGAGATCATCTCCGTCGTCGACCTTGCCCGGATCCTCTCGATCCCGAAACAGGGGTTGACAGACCTCAACAGGGTCATCGTCCTCTCCGACGGGAAGATGACGTTCGGGATCCTCGCGGACTATATCACGGACATCGGCACCATCTCGAGAGACGACATTGCTCCGGCGGAGCCCGGGATGACGCCGATCGGAGAACAGTATCTCCTGGGTGTTGCAGAAGGCTCACTGATTCTCCTCGATGCGGCGGCAATCCTTGCCGATCCGAGAATGCTGGTTCACCAGACGAGGCAATAG